A DNA window from Solanum lycopersicum chromosome 3, SLM_r2.1 contains the following coding sequences:
- the LOC101252265 gene encoding periodic tryptophan protein 2, which translates to MNYRFQNLLGAPYRGGNALVVNNSLLISPIGNRVAVTDLIKSETITLPSQSSTNLRRIAASPDGVFLLAIDENNRCLFINLLRRAVLHRITFKHPVAAAKFSPDGQLIAVAAGKLLQIWRSPGFRIEFFPFELIRTFTDCNDRITSLDWSPDSGYVLAGSKDLTARLFCLKKSTKYIKPFLFLGHRDVIVGAFFGTDKKTNKVCRVYTISRDGAIFSWGYSEMDGNFDEPSLASEPESPGTPEQGQGNNREGDSDSRVKKRKNFDGKDATLDLDDRFQLHRLKWELIKKDFFMQAPAKLTACDYHRGLDMAVVGFSNGIFGLYQMPDFVCIHLLSISREKITTAVFNDLGNWLTFGCARLGQLLVWEWKSESYILKQQGHYFDVNCLAYSPDSQLVATGADDNKIKVWTVSSGFCFVTFSEHTNAVTALHFMPGNHCLLSASLDGTVRAWDLLRYRNFKTFTTPTSKQFVSLAADQSGEVICAGTLDSFEIFVWSMKTGRLLDILSGHEGPVHGLVFSPTNATLASSSWDKTVRLWDVFDGKGAVETFPHTHDVLTVVYRPDGKQLACSTLDGHIHFWDPFEGLLMYTIEGRRDIAGGRLMTDRRSAANSTSGKCFTTLCYSADGSYILAGGNSKYICMYDVADQVLLRRFQITHNLSLDGVLDVLNSKNMTESGPLNLIDDDNSDTEEGVDKQVRNKLAYDLPGSMPNHGRAVIRTKCLRIAPTGRSWAAATTEGVLIYSMDESFIFDPTDLDIDLTPEAVDAALKENQTSRAVILSLRLNEDSLIKKCIIGVSPADIPAVASSVPVKYIQRLVEALASLLENCPHMEFILRWCQELCKIHGNSIQQKSRSLLPALKSLQKAITRLHQDLADTCNSNEYMLRYLCSASDAK; encoded by the exons ATGAATTATAGGTTCCAGAATCTCCTCGGAGCTCCTTACAGAGGCGGCAATGCTTTAGTAGTGAACAATAGTCTTCTTATCTCCCCTATTGGTAACCGTGTTGCCGTCACTGACCTCATCAAATCCGAAACTATTACATTGCCATCACAGTCCTCCACCAATCTCCGCCGCATCGCCGCCTCTCCTGATGGCGTATTCCTCCTTGCTATCGACGAAAACAACCGTTGCCTCTTTATCAACCTCCTCCGCCGCGCCGTCCTCCATCGCATCACTTTCAAGCATCCTGTGGCGGCTGCCAAGTTTAGCCCCGATGGACAACTTATTGCGGTTGCCGCCGGTAAGCTCCTGCAAATTTGGCGCTCGCCTGGTTTTAGAATAGAGTTCTTTCCGTTTGAGTTGATCAGGACGTTTACTGATTGTAATGATAGAATTACGTCACTAGATTGGAGCCCAGACTCTGGTTATGTGTTGGCGGGTTCTAAAGACCTAACTGCGAGgcttttttgtttgaaaaaatcaACTAAATATATCAAGCCGTTTCTATTTTTAGGCCATAGGGATGTGATTGTAGGTGCTTTCTTTGGAACTGATAAGAAAACTAATAAGGTTTGTAGAGTTTATACCATATCCCGAGATGGTGCCATTTTTAGCTGGGGATATAGTGAAATGGATGGAAATTTTGATGAACCATCACTTGCTTCAGAGCCAGAATCACCAGGTACACCAGAGCAAGGGCAAGGGAACAATAGAGAAGGTGATAGTGATAGCAGggtcaaaaaaagaaagaattttgatGGGAAAGATGCTACATTGGACCTAGATGATAGGTTTCAGTTGCACAGACTGAAATGGGAGTTGATAAAGAAAGACTTTTTCATGCAAGCACCAGCAAAATTAACAGCTTGCGATTATCATAGGGGTCTTGATATGGCTGTAGTTGGTTTTTCTAATGGCATTTTTGGGCTTTATCAAATGCCTGATTTTGTGTGTATTCACTTGTTGTCCATCTCTAGAGAGAAGATTACTACTGCTGTCTTTAATGATCTTGGGAATTGGTTGACATTCGGATGTGCCAGGCTTGGACAGTTGCTTGTATGGGAGTGGAAATCAGAGAGTTACATACTGAAACAACAGGGACACTATTTTGATGTAAACTGCCTTGCATATTCACCAGATTCTCAGCTCGTGGCCACAGGAGCAGATGACAACAAAATTAAG GTCTGGACTGTTTCATCCGGTTTCTGCTTTGTAACATTCTCCGAGCACACAAATGCAGTTACAGCACTCCATTTCATGCCTGGCAACCACTGTCTCTTAAGTGCCTCTTTGGATGGGACAGTCCGTGCATGGGATCTCTTGAGATATAGgaactttaaaacttttactacCCCTACATCTAAGCAATTTGTTTCTTTAGCAGCTGATCAGAGTGGTGAAGTGATATGTGCCGGGACCCTTGACTCATTTGAG ATTTTTGTCTGGTCAATGAAGACGGGCAGATTGCTAGACATTCTTAGCGGTCACGAGGGTCCTGTTCACGGGCTAGTATTTTCTCCGACAAAT GCTACTTTGGCTTCCTCATCATGGGACAAAACTGTTCGCTTGTGGGATGTATTTGACGGGAAAGGAGCTGTTGAAacatttcctcacactcatgaTGTCCTCACAGTTGTTTATCGTCCTGATGGCAAGCAGCTGGCTTGTAGCACCCTGGATGGACATATTCATTTCTGGGATCCATTTGAGGGTCTGCTGATGTACACAATTGAAGGCCGCAGGGATATTGCAGGTGGACGTCTCATGACTGATCGTCGATCAGCAGCTAACTCGACATCTGGGAAGTGCTTCACAACTTTGTGTTATTCCGCTGATGGGAGCTATATATTAGCTGGTGGAAAtagtaaatatatttgtatgtatGATGTTGCTGATCAG GTGTTGCTGCGTCGCTTCCAGATAACTCACAATCTTTCCTTAGATGGGGTGCTGGATGTTTTGAACTCTAAAAACATGACAGAGAGTGGTCCACTCAATTTGATTGATGATGATAATAGTGACACTGAAGAAGGTGTTGATAAGCAAGTGAGAAATAAATTGGCATATGACTTGCCCGGGTCAATGCCCAACCATGGAAGAGCAGTTATTCGAACAAAATGCTTGAGAATTGCCCCGACTGGCAGGAGTTGGGCAGCTGCAACTACAGAAGGGGTCTTGATCTATTCTATGGATGAGTCTTTTATCTTTGACCCCACTGATCTAGACATAGATCTTACACCAGAA GCCGTTGATGCAGCACTAAAGGAAAATCAGACTAGTCGTGCAGTGATTCTTAGTCTACGTTTAAATGAAGATAGTTTGATTAAGAAGTGCATTATTGGTGTCAGTCCTGCAGATATACCCGCTGTAGCATCCTCAGTCCCTGTTAAATATATTCAGAGATTAGTTGAGGCATTAGCATCTCTGCTGGAGAACTGCCCACATATGGAGTTTATCCTCAGATGGTGTCAG GAACTTTGCAAAATCCACGGCAATTCTATTCAGCAGAAATCCAGAAGCTTGCTTCCTGCTCTAAAATCCTTACAGAAGGCAATTACTAGGTTGCATCAAGATTTGGCAGATACATGCAACTCTAATGAATATATGCTCCGATATTTGTGCTCTGCAAGTGATGCAAAGTGA
- the LOC101251664 gene encoding pyridoxal 5'-phosphate synthase-like subunit PDX1.2, with the protein MEEDGAVTVYSGSAITDTKKNSFSIKVGIAQMLRGGAIAEVTTVNQAKIAESAGVCCLVVSEPKGPGISRMPDPSLIKEIKQAVALPVMAKARVGHFVEAQILEAIGVDYIDESEILALADEDHFVNKHNFRAPFVCGCRDLGEALRRVREGAAMVRTQGDLAGTGSIVDTVHNVRKVMGDIRILSNMDDDEVFTFSKKIGAPYDIVAQTKQMGRLPVVHFAAGGIVTPADAALMMQLGCDGVFVGSDIFNCSDPYKKVRAIVQAVRNYNDPHILAAASSGLEEAMGGLNLNENRVERFVSDENY; encoded by the coding sequence ATGGAAGAAGACGGTGCCGTTACAGTGTACAGTGGCAGCGCCATAACTGATACCAAGAAGAATTCGTTTTCGATCAAAGTTGGAATTGCTCAAATGCTTAGAGGAGGAGCGATTGCGGAAGTCACCACCGTCAACCAAGCGAAGATTGCCGAGTCGGCCGGAGTTTGTTGTCTTGTAGTTTCGGAGCCTAAAGGACCCGGAATCTCGCGTATGCCCGACCCGTCTCTAATCAAGGAAATCAAGCAGGCAGTTGCGCTTCCTGTAATGGCTAAAGCCCGTGTCGGTCATTTTGTTGAAGCCCAGATCCTTGAAGCTATTGGAGTTGATTATATAGATGAGAGCGAGATTTTAGCCCTCGCCGACGAAGATCATTTCGTCAACAAACACAATTTCAGGGCACCTTTTGTCTGTGGATGTCGAGATCTTGGAGAAGCGTTAAGGAGAGTCAGAGAAGGCGCTGCCATGGTTAGGACCCAAGGGGATCTAGCGGGTACGGGCAGTATTGTTGATACAGTCCACAATGTGAGGAAAGTGATGGGAGATATTAGAATTCTATCAAACATGGATGATGATGAGGTCTTCACTTTCTCTAAGAAGATCGGTGCCCCTTATGATATTGTTGCGCAGACGAAGCAGATGGGTAGGCTCCCTGTGGTTCATTTTGCTGCTGGTGGAATTGTCACGCCTGCAGATGCAGCGCTCATGATGCAGCTGGGTTGTGATGGTGTGTTTGTTGGTTCGGATATATTCAATTGCTCTGATCCTTACAAGAAAGTAAGGGCAATTGTGCAGGCTGTCAGGAACTATAACGATCCCCATATTTTGGCCGCGGCTAGCAGTGGTTTGGAGGAAGCAATGGGTGGTCTAAATCTGAACGAAAACAGGGTCGAGCGATTTGTTAGCGATGAGAACTACTGA
- the LOC101251963 gene encoding mitochondrial arginine transporter BAC2, whose protein sequence is MDFWPEFLASSWGKEFVAGGFGGIAGLISGYPLDSIRVRQQNSKSGSAFNVFRHVVAKEGPLSLYRGMAAPLASVTFQNAMVFQIYATLSRTFDRKVPVTDPPSYKGVALGGIAAGAIQSLIISPVELVKIQLQLQSKTNQCNNQVTRLKGPRDVTRRIVSQAGLRGIYRGLTVTVLRDAHSHGLYFWVYDYTKEQLHPGCRKYGQESFQTMLVAGGLAGSVSWISCYPLDVVKTRLQAQSQSKSAKYHGIIDCFRQSVRTEGYGVLWRGVGTTVGRAFLVNGTIFTAYETALRFLCKPQ, encoded by the exons ATGGATTTTTGGCCAGAGTTTCTTGCAAGTAGTTGGGGCAAAGAGTTTGTAGCGGGTGGATTTGGAGGAATAGCTGGTCTCATTTCTGGTTATCCTCTCGACAGCATCAGAGTTCGCCAGCAAAATTCCAAGAGTGGTTCTGCTTTCAACGTTTTCCGCCATGTAGTCGCCAAAGAAGGTCCCCTCTCTCTCTACAGGGGCATGGCGGCTCCTCTAGCATCCGTCACTTTTCAG AATGCCATGGTATTTCAGATCTATGCAACCCTATCGCGAACATTTGACAGAAAGGTCCCAGTAACCGATCCACCCTCATACAAAGGAGTGGCTTTGGGTGGCATTGCAGCAGGAGCAATTCAGAGCCTGATCATCAGCCCTGTAGAACTGGTGAAAATACAACTACAGTTGCAAAGCAAGACCAATCAGTGCAACAATCAAGTAACTAGACTCAAGGGTCCAAGAGATGTCACAAGAAGAATTGTCAGTCAGGCAGGTTTGAGAGGGATCTATCGAGGATTAACCGTTACAGTCCTCAGAGATGCACACTCTCACGGACTATATTTCTGGGTATATGATTATACTAAGGAGCAACTTCATCCTGGCTGTCGCAAGTATGGTCAAGAGAGCTTCCAAACGATGCTCGTAGCAGGTGGTCTTGCAGGGTCTGTTAGCTGGATAAGCTGCTACCCCTTAGATGTTGTTAAGACCAGACTCCAAGCTCAATCACAGTCTAAATCTGCAAAATACCATGGTATTATTGATTGCTTCAGGCAAAGCGTAAGAACAGAGGGATACGGTGTGCTTTGGCGAGGCGTTGGAACTACAGTTGGCAGAGCATTCCTAGTGAATGGGACTATATTCACTGCATATGAAACTGCCCTGAGGTTCCTTTGCAAGCCAcaatga